From a region of the Bacteroidota bacterium genome:
- a CDS encoding IS1595 family transposase, whose translation RYNGIAKAHFELFLKECEWRFNYGPASNLLKTLLDWTVI comes from the coding sequence GTCGGTATAATGGGATCGCGAAGGCTCATTTCGAGCTGTTTTTGAAGGAATGCGAGTGGCGGTTCAACTACGGTCCGGCGAGCAACTTGCTGAAGACGCTACTGGACTGGACCGTTATCTAG